One part of the Rutidosis leptorrhynchoides isolate AG116_Rl617_1_P2 chromosome 1, CSIRO_AGI_Rlap_v1, whole genome shotgun sequence genome encodes these proteins:
- the LOC139893550 gene encoding uncharacterized protein, with amino-acid sequence MKCANTQFRLQYNTKEVDVSVPPPPSSSDFVQVSCMFGKIPVTGNMSSGVSLSQPPKHANDTLVEVQVPSPKESCSSSTDFKSENVAGSFEQIKNVEPEACHWAPMLIGLLRKVSNDEAFVVHVCCGGNFEFVNNIPMYLPLDCFRTRLKLPLASQKPINRRVLLRKILKKFELPPNAPVSLRYIDNNHIFDITDDHEDFFEFLKHAVTNEPIDIYVVDKVRMLQPGQNSQTHQPQQNPQTHHLQQNLRILESQPNKQTHHLQKEQDEIHNSEPNLETHYSEEKQAEIPPPNTEEFDFFNHGAENVCKIKKIENPFIPVVGSSESDEASDEEDEDEEDEEKQDVFWNMPTLHSQQDEENPEFTTPIPTTYQVSDLVKVRQTFSNKEEFLNQLFTKCLEENFQIKPVKSDKSRYTAKCVLPNCEWKCSAYKIRHTENFMVKKLHDVHTCSRTQIMGNNKHATKKVLGSILMDSFKAANREYKPKDIRDDVANRFRVSVSYNQAWRAKCQAIEMLRGSSDDSFRMLPIYLHNLKIHNPGTITNLVTDKENKFVMCYMSIGVVIRSFVQHVRPIIIVDAAHLKGGYLGTNLVAVAMDGNNGILPLAYGIGEGETNSVWSWFFGNLRDHLMSYGMVDHMSEITFISDRAASIAHGIANVFPEAFHAHCARHLFMNIKTKSNKMKFFEWHFWKMVKAYRASDFHDHLDVFRRRLKASYKVLCEDGINRWSRSQSTHIRIGISNRPKYNPFPPLTDFPELEIHL; translated from the exons ATGAAATGCGCTAATACCCAATTTCGTCTACAATACAATACGAAGGAGGTTGACGTCTCTGTTCCACCTCCACCATCATCTTCTGACTTTGTCCAAGTTAGTTGCATGTTTGGGAAAATTCCGGTCACCGGAAATATGTCTTCCGGTGTTTCT CTCTCTCAACCCCCCAAGCATGCCAATGATACATTAGTCGAGGTTCAGGTTCCAAGTCCCAAGGAATCATGTTCAAGTTCAACTGATTTCAAATCTGAAAATGTTGCTGGCTCCTTTGAACAAATTAAAAATGTTGAGCCTGAAGCATGCCATTGGGCCCCGATGTTGATAGGCCTGTTAAGGAAAGTAAG TAATGATGAAGCATTTGTTGTTCATGTATGTTGTGGAGGTAATTTTGAATTTGTTAACAACATACCTATGTATCTGCCTCTTGACTGTTTTAGAACCAGATTAAAACTACCACTTGCTTCACAAAAACCAATAAATCGAAGAGTATTGTTAAGGAAAATTCTCAAAAAATTTGAATTGCCACCTAATGCACCTGTTTCGCtaagatatattgataataatcatatttttgatattactgatgatcatgaagatttttttgagtttttaaaacacgctgtcacaaacgagcctattgatatttatgttgtcgacaaagttagaatgcttcaacccggacaaaattcacaaacacaccagccccaacaaaatccacaaacacaCCATCTCCAACAAAACCTCCGGATTCTCGAGTCTCAACCAAACAAACAAACTCACCATCTGCAAAAAGAACAGGATGAAATACACAATTCCGAACCAAACCTCGAAACACACTATTCGGAAGAAAAACAGgctgaaataccacctccaaacacagaagaatttgacttcttcaaccatggcgccgagaacgtgtgtaaaataaaaaaaatagagaacccgtttatacctgttgttgggtctagtgaatcggatgaagcaagtgacgaggaagatgaagatgaagaagatgaagaaaaacaagatgtattctggaatatgccaactctacacagtcagcaagatgaagaaaacccagaatttacgaccccaattccaaccacgtatcaggtatctgatttggtcaaagttcgtcaaacgttttcgaacaaggaagaattcctaaaccagctatttacaaaatgccttgaagaaaactttcaaataaagcctgtaaagtcagacaaatctcggtacaccgctaaatgtgtgttgccaaattgtgagtggaaatgtagtgcatacaaaataagacacactgaaaactttatggttaaaaagttgcatgacgtacacacttgctcacgcacacaaattatgggaaacaataaacatgctactaaaaaggtgttgggtagtattcttatggattcgttcaaggctgctaatcgagagtataaaccaaaagatatacgtgatgatgtagcTAATCGGTTTAGAGTGAGTGTAtcatacaatcaagcatggagggccaagtGTCAAGCAATAGAGATGTTACGTGGCAGTAGTGATGACTCCTTTAGAATGCTTCCCATTTACCTTCATAACCTTAAGATCCACAACCCGGGGACCATCACCAATTTGGTTACCGATAAAGAAAATAAATTTGTGATGTGTTACATGTCCATTGGAGTAGTT attcgatcatttgtgcaacatgtccgcccgataatcatcgtcgatgctgcacatttaaagggtgggtacctgggtactaatttagttgctgttgcgatggatggcaataatggaattttgccattggcttatggaattggtgaaggcgagacaaacagtgtttggtcatggttttttggtaacctaagagatcatttaatgagttatggtatggttgatcatatgtcagagattacttttatttctgatcgtgctgctTCAATAGCACACGGCATTGCAAACGTGTTTCCGGAAGCGTTTCATGCTCATTGTGCACGTCATTTATTCATGAACATCAAAACTAAATCCAACAAGATGAAATTCTTCGAATGGCACTTTTGGAAAATGGTTAAGGCGTACCGTGCGTCGGATTTTCATGATCATCTGGATGTATTTCGAAGGAGATTGAAAGCGTCTTATAAAGTTCTATGTGAGGATGGTATCAATAGATGGTCCAGAAGTCAATCTACTCAtattag GATTGGTATTTCAAACCGACCAAAGTATAACCCTTTCCCACCTCTAACTGACTTTCCCGAGCTTGAAATCCATCTTTAA
- the LOC139893560 gene encoding uncharacterized protein, whose product MQSDDFSEMSIVISCKIAQTRITIMKVHVDNGSSVDIVYEQCFVQLPESTRANLQPTAASLTGFAGESSLPMGVLHLDVELFDENDASLARQSRLDFYVMRTSSRYNMLLGRSALGKFRIVPSTIHGMIRFATHKGVATISSASIMPICAIVNVKSTVQETADVADNMVVVNPKYPDQEIKVGGNVSADTKKQIVRLLVQYMDVLAWRENDMTGVPRHIAEYRLNVNPALKPVVQKHRGMAPDRAKWLCEEVTKLVAAGILSEVQYQSWIANPVLVKKPDGS is encoded by the coding sequence ATGCAAAGCGACGATTTCTCTGAAATGTCGATAGTAATATCATGCAAAATCGCTCAAACTAGAATTACAATtatgaaagttcatgttgataatggcaGCAGTGTTGACATTGTTTATGAGCAATGTTTTGTTCAACTGCCAGAGAGTACTAGGGCAAATTTACAACCAACCGCAGCCTCGCTAACCGGTTTTGCGggagaatcttcattacctatGGGAGTATTGCATTTAGATGTTGAGCTTTTTGACGAAAATGATGCTAGTTTAGCGCGTCAATCGCggctagatttctatgttatgcggacttcttctcgctataacatgttgtTGGGCAGATCTGCATTGGGAAAATTCAGAATTGTTCCATCTACCATTCATGGTATGATTAGATTCGCAACGCACAAAGGTGTTGCGACGATAAGTTCAGCGAGCATCATGCCTATTTGTGCGATTGTTAATGTGAAAAGTACAGTTCAAGAAACTGCTGACGTCGCGGACAACATGGTAGTGGTTAATCCTAAATACCCCGATCAAGAAATTAAAGTGGGAGGCAATGTTAGTGCGGATACCAAGAAACAGATTGTGCGGTTACTCGTGCAGTACATGGATGTTTTAGCTTGGCGCGaaaatgatatgactggtgttccgcgtcatattgcggaATACAGACTTAATGTAAATCCTGCTTTAAAACCCGTAGTACAGAAACATAGAGGCATGGCCCCAGATCGCGCTAAGTGGTTGTGTGAAGAGGTGACGAAGTTGGTGGCAGCTGGTATTTTAAGCGAAGTTCAATATCAATCATGGATTGCGAATCCAGTTTTAGTGAAGAAGCCTGATGGCTCATGA